In a single window of the Syntrophorhabdaceae bacterium genome:
- a CDS encoding SDR family NAD(P)-dependent oxidoreductase, whose amino-acid sequence MEALIIGGTGGMGQGVARDLIKQEQITRVVLGDINIDPERVQEKLKASKKISLIKVDVNDHAGMVKAIRGVDVVVNCAGPFYKTAVAVAKAAVEAKVNYIDICDDYEATDILFKSDIDKAAKEAGITVLTGMGSDPGTNNVIVKWYADQLDRVDDVALYWVVSIAELAGAAWDHSLHMTLGKIPQYLDGSLQYVEGGAEVETAGFLEPLGTCALRYVGHPQPLTIPKYIKGVKNVVIKGALIPGWVDELIKEQKETGFLGKEPIEVKGVKVTPYDLALKMWETIPKGRDNGPFASGLKVIVRGERQGMKVTYTADIVGRMAPGTGLPAAIAALMLDAREITEKGVVAPEGCVEPKKFLAALIQRGAKIHQTETIESLLMV is encoded by the coding sequence ATGGAGGCATTGATAATCGGCGGAACAGGGGGCATGGGACAGGGGGTCGCGCGGGACCTCATCAAACAGGAGCAGATCACGCGGGTAGTTTTGGGAGATATCAATATTGACCCCGAAAGGGTACAGGAGAAGCTGAAGGCAAGCAAGAAGATATCGCTCATCAAGGTTGATGTAAACGACCATGCCGGCATGGTGAAGGCGATTCGCGGCGTGGACGTGGTCGTCAATTGCGCGGGCCCTTTCTATAAGACTGCCGTGGCGGTTGCGAAGGCCGCCGTGGAGGCGAAGGTAAATTATATAGATATTTGCGATGATTACGAGGCAACCGATATCCTCTTTAAATCCGATATAGACAAGGCCGCGAAAGAGGCGGGTATCACCGTCCTTACCGGCATGGGCTCCGATCCGGGCACCAACAACGTGATCGTCAAGTGGTACGCCGACCAGCTCGACCGTGTCGACGATGTCGCCCTCTACTGGGTCGTGAGTATCGCCGAGCTTGCCGGGGCCGCCTGGGACCACAGCCTGCACATGACCCTCGGGAAGATCCCCCAGTACCTCGATGGCTCGCTCCAATATGTAGAAGGCGGGGCCGAGGTAGAGACTGCCGGTTTCCTGGAGCCTCTTGGCACCTGTGCGCTCCGCTATGTAGGACACCCTCAGCCTCTCACTATCCCTAAATATATAAAAGGCGTGAAGAATGTGGTGATCAAGGGCGCCCTCATTCCGGGATGGGTGGATGAGCTCATAAAAGAGCAGAAGGAGACGGGTTTCCTCGGCAAAGAGCCAATAGAGGTGAAGGGCGTCAAGGTAACGCCCTACGATCTCGCTCTTAAAATGTGGGAGACCATCCCCAAAGGGAGAGACAACGGCCCCTTTGCCTCGGGTCTCAAAGTGATCGTGAGGGGCGAGAGGCAGGGGATGAAAGTGACCTATACCGCCGATATCGTGGGAAGGATGGCGCCGGGCACGGGACTTCCCGCAGCGATTGCAGCCCTTATGCTCGATGCCCGTGAGATCACCGAAAAAGGCGTCGTCGCCCCCGAAGGGTGTGTAGAGCCGAAGAAGTTCCTTGCAGCCCTGATTCAGAGGGGGGCGAAAATTCATCAGAC